The genomic interval GTGGCCCCGTTATTGGCCCGAACGTTGAAGTTGCCCACGCAGGAGTCTGCCGAACACTGGAAGTAAGAGCGATCCATACCCCGGGCATCGATCACGGCAATCTGCGAGGCCGGTCTTTTCCAGGAGGACGTGTAATGCTCCCCTTGGACCAGACGCACGCTTGCGGGACTGCTGTAATAATTCATTTTGGAATTCTTGAGAGTCACGACTTCAGGCTGCGGAAGCAGAGTGTGTCGGGACCGAAAGACAGGACCTTCCAGAACAAAACTGATGGAAGGCGTTGCCTGGTACTGATCGTAAACGAAATCCAGCGTACACTCTTTCTCGCTGCAGCTCGCCCCAGAAACCTTGCCCGCCGCAGCGCCCGCCTGGGCAAGTTTCGGCACAAACTTCAAAGGCGCGCCCTTTTCATCGCTCAAGGGTACGGTCAAGCGCACGGTTTCATTATACAAAGGATTGAACTTAAGGGCTTCGAGTTTCGGCGTTTGCCCGGCAAGCTTCAAGCGCCCCAGAGTCCAGGTCGTATTCGCTTCGTCCACGATGGAATAAACCAACTCAGGCGTATAGACTTCAGCCAAATCCTTGTGAGTATATTCGATGGTACAAACACCTTCACGGCAGGCGGCGCTTCCGATATCGAAGAAAGCCTGCTTGGCGATTTCGATCTTCACCGGCTTGCGGCCGTCGATCTTCGGATAGGCAATCGCTTCGCCGCGCTCCACTTCAGGGCTGCCGGCTGGCATCAGCGTGATCGTGTGTTTCACTCCGACGCCACCAGGAATCGAGGCATTCGGTGTGCCCAGGACCGGCACATCTGGACTGTGCGACGTATCACGGTCGCAAGCAGAGACAAGCACTATCGACAGAGTAAGAAAGGGCAAAAGGGATCGCATGGTTATACCTTCCATGAGTCGTTGAAGCCAAACACGCAAAGCGTCCGGCCGCGGTCATGACAAGGCAAACGTCCAAACATTGCAGGAAAAAATCGAAAAAAGGGTTCAACCCGAGGTGATCACCCCACCTGTCGCGGGCAAATCCAGCTTCAGCTCCACGCCCGAAAGGCCAAGGCGCAGACTCTCGCGCAGAAGATAGAGCAGCTGCTGCGTGGCCAGCTCATATCCAAGTCCATCCGGAACCCGCACGTTGCTGATACAGTTTCTGCGACTATCCAAAGTTCCGATGCTCGGATTATAAGTCAGATAAATTCCCATGCTGTCATGCGCACTCAATCCCGGGCGTTCCCCCACGAATATCACGGACAGTCGGCTCTTCAAAGCCTCGGCGACAGCATCCGCAGTGGCGACCCTGGCGAAAGGCAAAAGAACGAAGGGATAAGGTTTTTGCCGAAAGAACGCTTCAGCCCTGAGTGCCGGCAGAAAGTGCTTCAAAAAAGGGATCAGCTGCTTATCCATGGCATCGGTGGAAAGGCCATCGGTCACACAGAAAACCAGTTCGGTATCAGCGGCAGGCTTCCAATTTTTTAAAGATTGAAAAGAATCCGCATGCAGACGCCGTCCCAGGTCGGGGCGCATCAGGTAATGCTGCCGATCACGGACTTCCGTCGCGGCCACTTGAAAGGGAATGGCTTCGGACGCGAGGAATTTTTCCAGTGGCGCCGTGTTCCAGGAACGCCAGAGGCTATCGCGGGCCAAGGCCTGCGCTTCGAGTATTTTCAGATGCTCACGCGTCGGCACGCTGCTGCCATACCGTCCAAGCCCCACACGAGCCTGAGTCCAATTGCGCCAGGGATTCTGTGTCATGCGCCGCTCCCTTGTGGAAAAGCCAATAGACGATGCTGCGGGTTCGCGATCAAACGATTGCTTTGCGTATCCAAAAACCCCTGCTGGCTCAGCCAGGCTTCAAATTCCGGCGCGGGACGCAGGCCCAGGGCCTCGCGCAGATAAAGAGCATCGTGGAAAGACGTGCTCTGATAATTCAGCATAATATCATCCGCCCCCGGAACGCCCATGATGTAATTGCAGCCAGCCGCAGCCAGCATTGTTAAAAGACAATCCATATCATCCTGATCCGCAAGGGCGTGCATCGTATAGCAGACATCGCAGCCCATCGGTAAACCCAAAAGCTTCCCGCAGAAATGATCCTCAAGACCGGCACGGATGATCTG from Oligoflexus sp. carries:
- the eutC gene encoding ethanolamine ammonia-lyase subunit EutC gives rise to the protein MTQNPWRNWTQARVGLGRYGSSVPTREHLKILEAQALARDSLWRSWNTAPLEKFLASEAIPFQVAATEVRDRQHYLMRPDLGRRLHADSFQSLKNWKPAADTELVFCVTDGLSTDAMDKQLIPFLKHFLPALRAEAFFRQKPYPFVLLPFARVATADAVAEALKSRLSVIFVGERPGLSAHDSMGIYLTYNPSIGTLDSRRNCISNVRVPDGLGYELATQQLLYLLRESLRLGLSGVELKLDLPATGGVITSG